From a single Hippopotamus amphibius kiboko isolate mHipAmp2 chromosome X, mHipAmp2.hap2, whole genome shotgun sequence genomic region:
- the LOC130841909 gene encoding proteasome subunit alpha type-2-like, which produces MAERGYSFSLTTFSPSGKLVQIEYALAAVAGGAPSVGIKAANGVVLATQKKQKSILYDERSVHKVEPITKHIGLVYSGMGPDYRVLVHRARKLAQQYYLVYQEPIPTAQLVQRVASVMQEYTQSGGVRPFGVSLLICGWNEGRPYLFQSDPSGAYFAWKATAMGKNYVNGKTFLEKRYNEDLELEDAIHTAILTLKESFEGQMTEDNIEVGICNEAGFRRLTPTEVKDYLAAIA; this is translated from the coding sequence ATGGCGGAGCGTGGTTACAGCTTTTCACTGACTACATTCAGCCCGTCTGGTAAACTTGTCCAGATTGAATATGCTTTGGCTGCTGTAGCTGGAGGAGCCCCTTCAGTGGGAATTAAAGCTGCAAATGGTGTGGTCTTGGCAactcagaagaaacagaaatccatTTTGTATGACGAGCGAAGTGTCCACAAAGTGGAACCAATCACCAAACACATAGGCTTGGTGTATAGCGGCATGGGCCCAGATTACAGAGTGCTTGTGCACAGAGCTCGAAAACTAGCTCAGCAATACTATCTCGTTTACCAAGAACCCATTCCCACAGCTCAGCTGGTCCAGAGGGTAGCTTCTGTGATGCAAGAATATACCCAGTCAGGTGGTGTTcgtccatttggagtttctttacTTATTTGCGGTTGGAATGAGGGACGACCATATTTGTTTCAGTCAGATCCATCTGGAGCTTACTTTGCCTGGAAAGCCACAGCAATGGGAAAGAACTATGTGAATGGGAAAACTTTCCTTGAGAAAAGATATAATGAAGATCTGGAACTTGAAGATGCCATTCATACAGCCATATTAACCCTAAAGGAAAGCTTTGAAGGGCAGATGACAGAAGATAACATAGAAGTTGGAATCTGCAATGAAGCCGGATTTAGGAGACTGACTCCAACTGAAGTTAAGGATTACCTGGCTGCCATTGCATAA